The Chloracidobacterium sp. genomic sequence GATCGCGACCGAGCGGAACCCGCCGTCACGCGCCACCGACAGTTGGCCGGCGAAGGCACCGAGCAGGCGCGCAAGCTCCATATACGGCTTCAGCCGTGGCGCATCATCGGCCGAAACGGAGGGCATGTTGATCGCGTTCGTCACTGCTCCCGTCAGCAGGAAGTCGCTCATCTGCTCGGCGATCTGCAGGGCGACGTTTTCCTGCGCCTCCATGGTCGAGGCGCCGAGATGCGGCGTGCAGACGACGTTCTCCAGCCGGAACAAGGGGCTCTCTGTCGCGGGTTCGGTCTCGAACACGTCGAGCGCGGCGCCCGCCACGTGCCCGGAGACGAGCGCGTCGTAGAGATCCTTCTCCACGATCAGCCCCCCACGGGCGCAGTTGATGATGCGCACGCCGGGCTTCATCTGCGCAATGGCGCGAGCGTCGATGATGTGTCGCGTGCCTTCCGTCAGCGGCGTGTGCAGCGTGATGAAGTCGGCCCGCGCGAACAGATCGTGCAAATCGACCTTCTCCACACCCAGCGCGACCGCTCGCGCCTCCGACAGGAACGGGTCGTAGGCGATCACCCTCATCTTCAGCCCGAGCGCACGGTCGGCGACGATGGAGCCGATGTTGCCGCAACCGATGATGCCAAGCGTCTTGCCGTAGAGCTCGACGCCCATGAAACGGTTTTTCTCCCATTTGCCCGCCTTGGTCGAGGCGGAGGCCTCGGGAATTTGGCGGGCGAGGGCGAACATGAGGGCGATCGCATGCTCGGCGGTGGTGATGGCATTGCCGTGCGGCGTGTTCATCACCACCACGCCGCGGGCGGTGGCGGACTTAACGTCGACATTGTCGACACCGATGCCGGCTCGGCCTACCACCTTCAGATTCCTTGCCGCAGCCAGAAGCTCCGCCGTCACCTTTGTCGATGAGCGGACGGCAAGCCCATCGTAGTCAGCGATGATGGCGCGGAGCTCCGCGGGCGACAGGCCGGTCTTGACGTCGACCTCGATGCCCCGTGCCCGGAAGATCTCAACCGCGGCCGGGGACAGCTTGTCGGAGATCAGCACCTTCGGCATCGGCGTCACGCCCCGGCAGGAACGGTCACGAAACGCTGCGCGACCGTATCCGCTGCCCAATCGAGCCAAGGCAGCACAGCCTCGATGTCGGCCGTCTCCACCGTCGCCCCGCCCCAGAGCCTCAGCCCGGGCGGCGCGTCGCGATAGCCGCCAACATCCAGGGCCACCCCTTCAGACTCCAGCAGTGCGGCGATCGCCTTCGCCGCCTCGCTCTTCTTCTCGGCCGGAAGCGCGGTGAACCACGGTGCGACGATGGAGAGGCAAATCGAGGTCGAGGAGCGCGTGCGCGGATCCTCGGCGAGGAAGGCGTAGTTCGGCGTCTTCTCAACCCAGCGCGCGACCGCGGCAAGATTGGCCTCGGACCGTCGGATGAGCCCGGAAAGCCCCCCGATCGACTCAGCCCAAGCAAGCCCGTCCAACGCATCTTCCACGCAGAGCATGGAAGGGGTGTTGATGGTCTCGCCCTTGAAGATACCCTCGATCAGCTTGCCGCCGGAAACCAAGCGGAAGATCTTCGGCAGCGGCCAAGCAGGCTTGTGCGAGAGGAGCCGTTCCACCGCACGGGGCGACAGCGCCAGCATGCCGTGCGCCGCCTCACCGCCGAGCACCTTCTGCCATGACCAGGTGACGACATCGAGCCGGTCGTAGGGAAGCTCCATCGCGAACACAGCCGAGGTGGCATCGCAGATCGCAAGCCCCGCCCGGTCGGGCGCGATCCACGAGCCGTCGGGAATGCGCACCCCCGAGGTCGTGCCGTTCCAGCAGAAGACGACATCGTGCGACCAGTCGACAGCGGTCAGGTCAGGCAGCTTGCCGTAAGGAGCCGTGAGAATGCGGTGCTCAACCTTGAGCTGCTTCACGACATCGGTGGCCCAGGCTTCGCCGAACGATTCAAAGGCGATCACGTCGACGGGCCGAGGGCCGAGCAAGGTCCACATCGCCATCTCGATCGCACCCGTGTCGGAGGCGGGAACGATGCCGAGACGCCAATCCTCGGGCAGGCCGAGAAGCCGTTTCGAGCGCAAAATAACCTCGGCGAGGCGGGCTTTCGGCTCCTTCGCCCGGTGTGACCGGCCAAGCAGCGCGCCCTCGAGCGCGGCGAGCGACCAGCCCGGTCGCTTGGCGGTGGGCCCGGAGGAAAAGCGCGGGTTGTTGGGACGGACGGTTGGCCGCGCGGGCGGCGAGGCGGTGTGCGCCATGGCGAGCTCCCTTGCAGAAGCAATGCGCCCCGGTGGGGGGGCGTGACCCGCCTCGGCCTATAGCCCCGATGCTGCGTCGCGACAAGGCGGCAGCGCCTGTCTGACCCGACGGTTCGCACGACACGGTTATCTTTCACCCTTCCTGGCGGCCGGCACCCGTCTCGCTTCCGAAAGCGAGCGTCTCAAAGCGCCGCGCCGGCTTGCCAGCCTCGACACCCCGCACGAGCGGTAACCGGACATGCTCGTCCGCCTTACCTGGAAAGCGACGGTGTGCCGAACGCCGCGTTCTCCCTGATCGGATCCGAACGGCAAAGGTGCAAGGCCGCCGATGGCGTGCCAGTTCCCGGGCTGCCAAGGCACGGCGCCCTGCACGTAGGCCGTCCTCGTCCCAGGGAAACCGCACGCGTTGGAGGGTGCCGGGACCAACCCTCGCTTCGCCGCGGCCGACGCGGTCCGCGGCCCGGTCGAGATCGCCGATGCCTTGCGCGCGGCGCTAATCCTCGGCGGGCATGAGCCGTTCAGCCTAGCTTGGCAGAAGGCCGCGCATGCGGCCACGGGCGCATGGACCTCTCGCCAAACTTTCAATCGCTTGTCATTCGCTTGCCGCGGCCGAACCGCAAGTGGATGACGCTGGGCGAATTCATCCCGATCGCGCAATCGCGCGGCCCGATCGCCCCGCTCGCCCCTGGGCGCTGCGCACCGCCCCCGTCGAGGCGGCACGACCGCGGCAGGGTTGCCGGCGAAGGGCCGGTGGGGGCGGGCATCGACGACATGCAGGGGAAGGCGTGTCACCGACATCATCCTGCCCGGTTGGTGAACGTCTTGCAGGACGAACGACACGATGTCATGATGATCCTCGTTCCGGTTGCGCGGGGGCGCGGTCGGCACTGACAGGGGAGCTGACCAGGCGTTCGATATCCCGCGCGCTCGTCTTGGGCGCTGCACTCATCCTCGCACCGGCGGCGGCGCAGGCGAATGTGCTGCTGAACGGCAGCCTGGAAACGACCATCATCACCGAACGCGGCACGTCGGGATACCCATCTCCGGCACCCTCGGAGACGCCGAACTTCAACCAAGTCATCGGGTTCCCGCACTGGGCCGTGTCGGCCCACAACCGAGCGGGCGGCATCGAAGGGTCTACCTGCCCGCCCGCCTTCGGCTTCGGCTGCATCGGCAAGGGGAACTGGGTCGCAACCGTGAACAGCAGCTTGCCACCCGGCGCCCTGCCCACCCCCGTGGCGATGTACCAGACGGTCGACCTGCAGGCGGGTGCGTATCGTTTCGGTGGCGATTTCGCGATGAGCATCTTCGCCGTTGCGGTCGGCGACATCGAGACCGAAGCGTTGCTGCGCATCTATGCGGGCGGGATCACCTTCAGCAGCGGCGTGCCCACCGGCGCCAGCGGCAGCCTGCTCGCCTCGATCGACCTCTCGCCCGGGCGGTTCGACCCCAACGATTTCTTCATCACGGGCGAGGGCCTGTCCCCGCTCGGACAGTCACGACAGTTCCAGACCTTCCAGGAGGTGTTCCTGCTGGAGAGCGACTCCCTCGTGACGATGCAGATCGTGGTCCTGCCAAAGCGCACGAGGACTGTGACTACGCCGCCCTACGACACGGGCTCAGCCGGCCTCATCCAGGCGACAAACTTGACCCTCTGGGCCGACAACCTGTTCATCGAGCGCACCCGCCTCGAAGCGGTGCCGGCGCCCGGCGCGCTCGCCGTGTTCGCGGTCGCCCTCGCCGGGCTGGTGGCGGTGCGGCGGCGCGCGACCTAGAGCAGATCGCACACGGCCGGACTGAGCCGTGGGCGCGACGATGCTC encodes the following:
- the serA gene encoding phosphoglycerate dehydrogenase; translation: MPKVLISDKLSPAAVEIFRARGIEVDVKTGLSPAELRAIIADYDGLAVRSSTKVTAELLAAARNLKVVGRAGIGVDNVDVKSATARGVVVMNTPHGNAITTAEHAIALMFALARQIPEASASTKAGKWEKNRFMGVELYGKTLGIIGCGNIGSIVADRALGLKMRVIAYDPFLSEARAVALGVEKVDLHDLFARADFITLHTPLTEGTRHIIDARAIAQMKPGVRIINCARGGLIVEKDLYDALVSGHVAGAALDVFETEPATESPLFRLENVVCTPHLGASTMEAQENVALQIAEQMSDFLLTGAVTNAINMPSVSADDAPRLKPYMELARLLGAFAGQLSVARDGGFRSVAIEYEGHAATLNHTPLTAAALAGLLGPLMEGVNMVNAPVMARERGIDITETVHDRPSEYQTLIRIAVTTDRDTRTVAGTLIAGSRPRLVEIKGIPVEADFSRHMLYVTNEDKPGFIGRFGTTLAEAGVNIATMHLGRNAPGGDAICLVSVDEPVPAQVLDRVRALPLVKQATPLSF
- a CDS encoding phosphoserine transaminase, which translates into the protein MAHTASPPARPTVRPNNPRFSSGPTAKRPGWSLAALEGALLGRSHRAKEPKARLAEVILRSKRLLGLPEDWRLGIVPASDTGAIEMAMWTLLGPRPVDVIAFESFGEAWATDVVKQLKVEHRILTAPYGKLPDLTAVDWSHDVVFCWNGTTSGVRIPDGSWIAPDRAGLAICDATSAVFAMELPYDRLDVVTWSWQKVLGGEAAHGMLALSPRAVERLLSHKPAWPLPKIFRLVSGGKLIEGIFKGETINTPSMLCVEDALDGLAWAESIGGLSGLIRRSEANLAAVARWVEKTPNYAFLAEDPRTRSSTSICLSIVAPWFTALPAEKKSEAAKAIAALLESEGVALDVGGYRDAPPGLRLWGGATVETADIEAVLPWLDWAADTVAQRFVTVPAGA